Below is a window of Nocardia asteroides DNA.
CGCGGTCGTCAACGCCAGGCTCGGCGACAGCGCACCGCCCTCGCCGGAATCGCTGTCGGGCGCGGTGCATCTGGTGTTCGCGACCATCGCCGCCATGACGGTGGTGCTGGTCGTCGCGTGTGCCGCGATCCCGGGCCGGATCACACAACTTCCGGCCCATCCAGCGGGAACGACCGGCCCCGGCGCCCGTCCCGGCCCCGAGCATGAAGAGGCATCACCAGAGGAGAAGAGGGAACCAGGATGCTGACAACCAGCGTGCGCACCGAGGTGGCCGCCGAACTGGCACGGGCCGAGCTGGATCGGGTGGCCTTGTCCCCCATCGCCGCCCGGCACCCGGAGATCGATGTCGTCGACGCCTACGAGATCCAGCTGCTCAACATCCAGCGCCGGCTGAAGGCGGGTGCCAAGGTCGTCGGTCACAAGGTGGGCCTGTCGTCGAAGGCCATGCAGCAGATGATGGGCGTGGACGAGCCCGACTACGGACACCTGCTCGCCGAGATGGAGGTCTTCGAGGACGTCCCCGTCGACACCTCGAAGTACCTGCTGCCGCGCGTGGAGGTCGAGGTCGGTTTCGTCCTCGGCGCCGACCTGCCCGGCGAGGACTGCACCGAAGCCGACGTCCTCGCCGCGACCGTCGCCTACGCGCCCTCGATCGAGCTGATCGATTCGCGGATCAAGGACTGGAAGATCGGCCTGGCCGACACCATCTCCGACAACGCCTCCTCCGCCGGTTTCGTCCTCGGCAAACAGCGCGTCGCGCCCGGCGACATCGATATCAAGGCCATCGACGCCGTGCTCACCCGCAACGGTGAGGTCATCGCCGAGGGCCGCAGCGACGCGGTGCTGGGTGATCCGGTGATCGCGGTGGCGTGGCTGGCGCGCAAGGTCGCGACCTTCGGGGTGCGGTTGAAGAAGGGCGACATCGTGCTGCCCGGTTCCTGCACCCGCGCCATCGACGCCCGCCCGGGGGATGAATTCCTCGCCGAGTTCGCCGGACTCGGTTCCGTCCGTTTGTCTTTCGCCTAGCCCACTACTGTGCCAAGGAGGCTCGACGTGTCCAACGGGACAGTCACCGCCGCGATCGTCGGATCCGGCAACATCAGCACCGACCTGCTCTACAAACTGCTGCGCTCGGAGTCCATCGAGCCCCGCTGGATGATCGGCATCGACCCCGCGAGCGAAGGCCTGAAGCGCGCCCGCGGGCTCGGCCTGGAGACCTCGGCCGAGGGCGTGGACTGGCTGCTCGCCCAGGACGAGAAGCCGGACATGGTCTTCGAGGCCACCTCGGCGTACGTGCATCGCGCCGCCGCGCCGCGCTATGCCGAACTCGGTATCCGTGCCATCGATCTCACCCCGGCCGCGGTCGGTCCGGCGGTGATCCCGCCGGTGAACCTGGACTCGCTGCGCGACGCCCCGAACGTCAACATGATCACCTGCGGCGGCCAGGCCACCATCCCCATGGTCGCGGCCGTATCCCGCGTCGTGCCGGTCAAATACGCCGAGATCGTCGCCTCGGTGTCCTCGGTCTCGGCCGGCCCCGGCACCCGCGCCAATATCGACGAGTTCACCAAGACCACCTCCAAGGGTGTCGAGACCATCGGCGGCGCCGAGCGCGGCAAGGCCATCATCATCTTGAACCCGGCCGAACCGCCGATGATCATGCGCGACACCATCTTCTGCTCCATCCCCGACGACGCCGACCGCGACGCCATCGCCGAGAGCATCGTCGCCATGGAGAAGTCGATCCAGGAATACGTGCCCGGCTACCGGCTGCTCAACGACCCACAGTTCGACGACCCGTCGGTGATCTCCGGTGGCATGGCCAAGGTCTCGATCTTCGTCGAGGTCGAAGGCGCCGGCGACTTCCTGCCCCCCTATGCGGGCAACCTCGACATCATGACCGCCGCCGCGACCCGCGTCGGCGAGGTCGTCGCCGGCCAGATCCTCTCGGCCCGGGTGTAAGGAGCGCACATCATGGTCTATTCCCCCGAACTCGACATCCGCGTCACCGACACCTCGCTGCGGGACGGGTCGCACCACAAACGTCACCAGTTCACCGTCACCGAGGTCCGCGACATCGTCGCGGCGCTCGACGGCGCGGGCGTGCCGGTCATCGAAGTCACCCACGGTGACGGCCTGGGCGGTTCCTCGTTCAACTACGGGTTCTCCAAGACCCCCGAACAGGAGCTCATCAAGGCCGCCGCCGAGACGGCGAAGAAGGCGCGCATCGCCTTCCTGATGCTGCCCGGCGTCGGTGTCAAGGACGACATCAAGATCGCGCAGGACAACGGCGCCACCATCTGCCGCGTCGCCACCCACTGCACCGAGGCCGACGTCTCCGTCCAGCATTTCACGGTCGCCCGCGAACTGGGCCTGGAAACCGTCGGCTTCCTGATGATGTCGCACAGCCAGCCGCCGGACGTGCTCGCGCGACAGGCGCGCATCATGGCCGACGCGGGCTGCCAGTGCGTCTACGTCGTCGACTCCGCCGGCGCGCTCGTCCTCGAGCAGGTCACCGACCGGGTGGCGGCCGTGGTCGCCGAGCTCGGCGACGACGCCCAGGTGGGCTTCCACGGGCACGAGAACCTCGGTCTCGCGGTCGCGAACTCGGTGTACGCGGTCCGCGCGGGCGCCACCCAGATCGACGGCAGCGCACGGCGATTCGGCGCGGGCGCGGGCAACCTGCCGATCGAGGCCTTCATCGGAGTCTGCGACAAACTCGGCATCTCCACCGGCGTCGACTTCTTCGCCGTCACCGACGCCGCCGAGGACGTGGTCCGCCCGGCCATGCCGTCGGAATGCCTGCTGGATCGCCAGGCCCTGATGATGGGTTACGCGGGCGTCTACTCCAGCTTCCTGCGGCATGCCGAACGTCAGGCCGACCGCTACGGCGTCTCCGCCGCCGAGCTGCTGGTGCGCGCGGGCAGGCGCAAGCTCATCGGCGGCCAGGAGGACCAGCTCGTCGACATCGCGCTGGAACTCCAGCGCGAAGCCTCCGTCAGCGCCTGACCAGCCGGGGTGCCGCGTACTCGCGCGGCACCCCGGTCAGCGGTGGTGCATCGACTCCTCGGTGTCGTAGCCGAGGGTCACGTCGTGGGTGATCTCGCCGCGGGTGACCGAGACCTGGCTCGCCACCGGCGGATACCCGCGGGCGACGACGGTGTACTCGCCCTCGGGAAGGTCGGGGACCAGGTACTGCCCCTTGTCGTCGGTGCGGGTGGTGGCCGCCGGGTCGCCCGCCGCGTCGAGGACGGTGATCTGCACGTCGGCGACCGGCCGCTCGCCGTCGACCCAGGCCGAGCCGATCAGGATCGCCATCGGCTCGAGGTCGATGTCGTGGTGCAGCGACCCGGTTTCCGGCACGGTCAGCGATACCGCGGACGGCCGCATGTGGTCGGCCACCGCCACCAGGGTGTAGGTGCCGCTCACGACGTCGCGGCACACGTAGGCGCCGTCCTCGCCGGTGATGGCGGCGCCCACCACGTCGCCGCCGGGATCGGTGAGCGTCACCGTGGCGCCCAGCAGCGGTTCACCGCGCCGGGCCGAGCGCACGATGCCGGTCAGTTCCCCCGCGCCGACGAGCATCAGGTCCACGTGCAGGGCCCGCTCCCCCATCGACACACTCACCGCCTCGGGCTGATGCCCGGCGGCCGCGGCGATGAGCACGTAGTTGCCCGGTTCCGGCGCCTCCACCACATAGGCGCCCGCGGCGTCGCCGTTGCCGCGCGCCACCTGATGTCCGTGCTGGTCGATCAGGGTGAGGGTGGCGCCGGGGACGGGACGGTCGTCGTCGCGGCGCAGCAGACCGGCGATCACCCGGCCGGTGGCGGTGGGATGCAACCGGTCGCCGATCTCGTGCGCGTCGTGCAGGCTCACATCGCGCAGCAGGGTGGCGTCGGGATCCTCGTCGGGCACCGGATCCTCGCGCAGCGGAATCTCTTTCATGAACACCAGGACCAGGCAGGCCACGATCGCGAGGTCGGCGGCGAGCAGGAACACACCTTGCATCGCGTCGGTGAACCCGGTCAGGATGGGCACCCGCAGTTCGTCGGGCAGCCCGGCGATCCCGGAGGTGTCGCGTTGCAGGGCGTCCAGGCCCGCGGCGTCGAGCCCGGGCGGCAGCGCGCCGCCGAACGCGGACAGGATCGACCCGGGCAGCCGGTCGAACAGCACCGTGAGGAACACCGCGACGCCCAGGGTGCCGCCGAGCTGGCGGAAGAAGGTGGCCGCCGCCGTCGACACTCCCATCTCGCTCTGCGCCACCGCGTTCTGCGCCGCGATGACCAGGGTCTGCATGCAGCCGCCGAGCCCGAAACCCATGACGGCGCTGAAGGCCAGCGGCTGCCACAGTGGCCCGTCGAAGCTCACCCGGGCGAACAGGCCGCAGCCGATCGCCAGGATCAGCGCGCCCAGCACCGGCAGCACCTTGTAGCGGCCGGTGGCCTTGGTGATCAGGCCCGACAGTTGCGCGCCGACCATGATGCCCAGCACCAGCGGCAGCATCAGCAGACCCGCCTCGGTCGGCGAGAACCCCCGCACCACCTGCAGATACTGCGGCACCATGGTGATCGCGCCGAACATCGCGACACCGACGAGGAAGCCACCGAGGATGGCGATGCTGAACGTCGAGCTGCGGAACAGCCGCAGCGGGATCAGCGCCGCGTCCTTCATGACGAACTCGACGACGAGGAACAGCAGCAGCCCGCCCGCGCAGATCCCGTAGCAGAGCAACGACTTCGGCGAGGTCCAGCCCCACATCCGGCCCTGTTCGGCCACGATCAGCAACGGCACGACGCCGATCACCAGGGTGGCCGCGCCGAACCAGTCGATCCGGCTGCGCACCCGGACGTGCCGCACGTTGAGCACCTTGGCCACGACCAGGAACGCCAGCACCCCGACCGGCACGTTCACCAGGAACACCCAGCGCCAGCCCTCGATGCCGCCCAGGCTCTCGTAGTCGGACAGGAAGCCGCCGACCACCGGGCCCAGCACCGTCGCGATGCCGAACACCATGAGGAAATATCCCTGGTAGCGGACCCGTTCCCGGGCGGGCACGATATCGCCGACGATGGTGAACGCCAGCGACATCAACCCGCCCGCGCCCAGCCCCTGGAAGGCGCGGCAACCCGCCAGCTGGTACATGGTGGTCGCGAAGCAGCAGGCCGCCGACCCGATCACGAACAGGGCGATGGCCAGCAGATAGAACGGTTTCCGCCCGTAGATGTCGGCCAGTTTGCCGTAGAGCGGCGTGGTGACGGTGGCGGTGATCAGATACGCCGTTGTCGCCCAGGCCTGTTCGTCGAACCCGTCGAGACTGTTCGCGATCCGGACGATCGCGACACTGACGATGTTCTGGTCGAGCGCGGCGAGGAACACCCCGAGTAGCAGGCCGGACAGGATCGTGAGGGTCTGGCGGTGCGTGAGGCGTGGTTCGGCAACGACGGTATCGGTCATCGAAAAGCCCTGGTTCTGATCGGCTGGCGAATGGGGGGCGATCACACGGCCCACACGAGGGCCGACAACCCCGCTGCGAGGAAAACTTTGCGCCGCGGGTGGAACTCTTCATGCACTGGTGCGCAGAGCTTACCCACGCCGGATCCGGCGCCGTCACCGAGGGATCAAGTAACCGATCATTTCGCACCGAAACGATAGGCGGCGGCGATCAGATCTGCCAGTTCCGGATCGTGTGCTTCGGCGAGCGAATGCACGACGACCAGGTGATTCCAGCGCGCCCGCCCGACCTGATTCACCCGGTACACCGGTGGACCCGCGATTTCCCGATCGATCGCGAGCATGATCTGCACGGTGCCTTCCGGATTCCGCCCGCTGATGTTGTAGAGCGAAACCCAGGCGAACTTCCTGGCACGGCCGAAGCCGATCTGCGAAGCCACCGACAGTTCCGCCGGCCCGTTTGCGGCGATCAATTCCCGTAGCACCGTGAAGATCTCGAGAGAATGCGGTTTTCCGGCGAAGAATGCGGCGATCGCGTCGTCGGCGGATTCGCTCATGGTCCGGCGACCGGGATCGGCGCGGGCAGCCGTTCGGCAAAGGCGCACAACGTCTCCGAGCAGCCGGCCTCGACGCGGACGGTGGCCAGCTCGTCGGCGCGGGTGGCGCCGCGGTTCACGATCACCACCGGCACACCGTTCTTCGCGGCGCGGCGGACGAATCGCAGGCCCGACATGACCGTCAGCGTCGAGCCGGCGACGAGGACCGCCTGCGCGTCGTCGACCAGGGCGAATGCCGCCGCGACGCGGTCGGCGGGGACGGATTCGCCGAAGTAGACGATGTCGGGTTTGAGCATGCCGCCGCAGGCGGCGCAGTCGAGCATCCGGAAGCGCGCGGTGTCGGCGACCACGGCGTCGGCGTCGGGGGCCACCTCGATGCCGGTGGCCGAGACATCCTCGGCGAAACCGGGATTGGCGGCTTCGAGCCGGTCGGCGAGGGTCATCCGGGAGATCGTGGCCGCGCACCGCAGGCAGCGCACCCGCGCGTAGGTGCCGTGCAGGTCGATCACCCGGCGCGCACCCGCCTTGGTGTGCAGGAGGTCGACGTTCTGGGTGATCACGCCGCTCACCACGCCGGCCCGTTCCAGCGCGGCGACCGCGCGGTGGCCGGGGTTGGGGCGGGCCGCGTCCATCCGCCGCCAGCCCAGGTGGTTGCGGGCCCAGTAGCGCTGCCGGAAGGCGGCGTCGCCCACGAACTGCTGGTAGGTCATCGGGTTGCGCGGCGGCGAAGCCGGGCCGCGGTAGTCGGGGATGCCGCTGTCGGTGCTCAGCCCGGCCCCGGTGATCACCACGAGCCGGCGTCCGGCCAGCACGTCGGCCGCACGCTGGACCGCGTCCGGGGCGGCATCCACCATGAATCCACTGTACGAGGGGACGGGACGGCGAACACGCCGGGGCGAAGTTGCGTGCCGCGCGGGTCCGGCGACATGATGGTGCATCCGTCCGGAGCGTCGCGCCGTCGCGTGCGAGATCGACCGTCAGAGGAAACCTGTGTCCGACATCGACGAGTACGGCCGCACCGCGCTCTCCGCCGCGGTCGACGCGACCATCATCGCCGTCCGCCGGATGTTCTACGTCCTGGGCGACGACATCGACACCGCCGAGGGCCCGATCGAGTTCACCTTCCACGACGGGTCGACCCTGCTGCTCGACGTCGGCGTGGACGGCGCGGAACTGCGGATCGGCGCCGCGCCGTGGCGGGATCCGTTCGAGCCGCTGGTGGACCCGGTGAACATCGAATACGTCGCCGCCTCCGGCAAATACACCGCCTTCGACGTCACCGACGAGCACCCGTACGTCCTGTTCGCCGGGCGCCGGGTCGACGCGGTCTCGGTGGTCCCGCTGCCCGACGGCAGGCCCCGCGCCGCCACCCTGTACCTCGGCGAGGGCATGGTGAAGGCCGAGTCGATCGCCGACGAACTGATCGTGACCCTCGTGCCCGCCTGAGCACCCCTCGCACGGTTCCGGCGTGGTGACACGGCGCGCGGTTGCGTCCGTGCGCGGCCCACTCGAGGCAGCATGGGCCACGGCGGAGTGGGTGAACCGGGTGGCAGGGAAGGTGTGCGCGGGTGAGTGCGACGGTGCCGGGACAGGTCAGGTGGCGGGCGAGTTGGGGTGTGGCGGCGGGGTTGTTCGTCGCGGTGTTCGTGCTGGTCCCCGCGACCTTCGCGGTCCAGGACGCCTGGCGGATCCCGATGCCGCGCACCGTCGCGTTCGCCGAGATCGAACCGATTCCCACCGCGTACTGGCTCAGCTGGGCACTGACACTGGCCGTCCTGCTGGCCCCCGCGCTGGTGCTGGCACTGCTGCCCGTGGCGCGGCTGATCGTGCTCGGCTACCTGCTGACCACGACGGCGGTCGGCGTGGTGCTGTGCGCGACCACGGTCGGGCTGGCGTTCAGCGGGCTCGATCCGGCGTGACCTCAGCCATCGACATCACCTCGGTCATGGTGTCGATCACCGAACCACTGATCTGGCGGTGCTCGTTGGCCAGGGCCGTGGTGGTGCAGATCCCGAACGCGCCCTCGGCGTCGTAGAGCACCGCGGCGCCCGCGGCGATGCCGTCGGCGCTGAGATGCGATTCCGCCTCGATGCCCATCTCCGGCCCGATCGGCATGCGCGAGAAGGTGATCGAGACGTCGGTGTTGATGAAGCCGATGCCCTCGGTGCCCCAGTTGGTGACCAGGCTGGTCTGCTCGCCGGTCATCGCGGCATAGCAGAACGGGGACGACTCCTCCCCCGCGACGACGGGGATGTTGCGCACCCACTTGCGCTTCCTGGTGTCGTTCTGGTGCTCGCTCATGGTCACCGACCAGCCGGTGCCGTCGCTGCCGAACAGGTGCATGGCGTCGTCGATCGCGGCGCGTGCCTCCGGCGGCGGAAGCGGGCGCTCCCGCTCCGGGCGCCACACCTGGCCCGGCGGCTGGGCCGAACGCCGCAGCAGCAGGGCACTGCCACGGGCCACGACGGCCTCCCCGGAGCGCAGCACGATGCTCACCGCGCGGACCCGTTTGCCGTCCCTGACCAGCTCGCTCTGCACGGTCAGCGGCACGGCGGGTACGGCGCGGTGCAGGTCGACGGTCAGCCGGGCGGGGGCGAATCCGTCGGCGCAGTAGCGTGTCTCCACCTCGCGCGCCATCAGCCCGCACACCGGCGGCCCGGACAGCGTGTTCGGCGCCCACAGGCTCATCGAGTACCTGGTGGGCTGGAAAACGCCGTCGTCTCGCGTGAAATACGCCGGAGAAGTGCTCATCGCGACTCTCTTCTGCACGCGGCCGGGTGCCGCTCCCCGAACAGATTAGAACCTGTTCTAGTTTTCCGGCAAGTCGGGAGTCAGACCCGCTGCGCGCCACCCCGGGCCGGGATGTAGGCGTCGATGGCCGCGCCGCTGATCTGCCTGCGCTCGTTGGCCACGGCCGACACGGTACACAGCGCGAACACCCCGTCCGCGTCGTAGAGCATGGCGGCACCGGCGGCGATGCCGTCGCTGCTGAGGTGATCATCGGCCTCGATGCCCATCTCGACAGCGCGCGGCAGCCGCGCGAAGGTGATCGACACGTCGGTGTTGATGAACCCGATCCCCTCGGTGCCCCAGTTGGTGACCAGGCTGGCCTGCTCGCCCGCCATCGCCGCGGAACAGAACGGCGACAACGGTTCCCCGGCCACCACCGCGATGGGGCGGACCCACTTGCGTTTGCGGGAGTCGTTCTCGTGCCGGGAGATCTCGACGGTCCAGCCCGCGCCGGAGCCGTCGCTGTCGAACAGGTGCACGGTCGGGGCGACCGCCGCCAGCACCGACGGCGGGGGCAGCGGCGGGCGG
It encodes the following:
- a CDS encoding 2-keto-4-pentenoate hydratase; protein product: MLTTSVRTEVAAELARAELDRVALSPIAARHPEIDVVDAYEIQLLNIQRRLKAGAKVVGHKVGLSSKAMQQMMGVDEPDYGHLLAEMEVFEDVPVDTSKYLLPRVEVEVGFVLGADLPGEDCTEADVLAATVAYAPSIELIDSRIKDWKIGLADTISDNASSAGFVLGKQRVAPGDIDIKAIDAVLTRNGEVIAEGRSDAVLGDPVIAVAWLARKVATFGVRLKKGDIVLPGSCTRAIDARPGDEFLAEFAGLGSVRLSFA
- a CDS encoding acetaldehyde dehydrogenase (acetylating); the encoded protein is MSNGTVTAAIVGSGNISTDLLYKLLRSESIEPRWMIGIDPASEGLKRARGLGLETSAEGVDWLLAQDEKPDMVFEATSAYVHRAAAPRYAELGIRAIDLTPAAVGPAVIPPVNLDSLRDAPNVNMITCGGQATIPMVAAVSRVVPVKYAEIVASVSSVSAGPGTRANIDEFTKTTSKGVETIGGAERGKAIIILNPAEPPMIMRDTIFCSIPDDADRDAIAESIVAMEKSIQEYVPGYRLLNDPQFDDPSVISGGMAKVSIFVEVEGAGDFLPPYAGNLDIMTAAATRVGEVVAGQILSARV
- the dmpG gene encoding 4-hydroxy-2-oxovalerate aldolase, with protein sequence MVYSPELDIRVTDTSLRDGSHHKRHQFTVTEVRDIVAALDGAGVPVIEVTHGDGLGGSSFNYGFSKTPEQELIKAAAETAKKARIAFLMLPGVGVKDDIKIAQDNGATICRVATHCTEADVSVQHFTVARELGLETVGFLMMSHSQPPDVLARQARIMADAGCQCVYVVDSAGALVLEQVTDRVAAVVAELGDDAQVGFHGHENLGLAVANSVYAVRAGATQIDGSARRFGAGAGNLPIEAFIGVCDKLGISTGVDFFAVTDAAEDVVRPAMPSECLLDRQALMMGYAGVYSSFLRHAERQADRYGVSAAELLVRAGRRKLIGGQEDQLVDIALELQREASVSA
- a CDS encoding MFS transporter; the encoded protein is MTDTVVAEPRLTHRQTLTILSGLLLGVFLAALDQNIVSVAIVRIANSLDGFDEQAWATTAYLITATVTTPLYGKLADIYGRKPFYLLAIALFVIGSAACCFATTMYQLAGCRAFQGLGAGGLMSLAFTIVGDIVPARERVRYQGYFLMVFGIATVLGPVVGGFLSDYESLGGIEGWRWVFLVNVPVGVLAFLVVAKVLNVRHVRVRSRIDWFGAATLVIGVVPLLIVAEQGRMWGWTSPKSLLCYGICAGGLLLFLVVEFVMKDAALIPLRLFRSSTFSIAILGGFLVGVAMFGAITMVPQYLQVVRGFSPTEAGLLMLPLVLGIMVGAQLSGLITKATGRYKVLPVLGALILAIGCGLFARVSFDGPLWQPLAFSAVMGFGLGGCMQTLVIAAQNAVAQSEMGVSTAAATFFRQLGGTLGVAVFLTVLFDRLPGSILSAFGGALPPGLDAAGLDALQRDTSGIAGLPDELRVPILTGFTDAMQGVFLLAADLAIVACLVLVFMKEIPLREDPVPDEDPDATLLRDVSLHDAHEIGDRLHPTATGRVIAGLLRRDDDRPVPGATLTLIDQHGHQVARGNGDAAGAYVVEAPEPGNYVLIAAAAGHQPEAVSVSMGERALHVDLMLVGAGELTGIVRSARRGEPLLGATVTLTDPGGDVVGAAITGEDGAYVCRDVVSGTYTLVAVADHMRPSAVSLTVPETGSLHHDIDLEPMAILIGSAWVDGERPVADVQITVLDAAGDPAATTRTDDKGQYLVPDLPEGEYTVVARGYPPVASQVSVTRGEITHDVTLGYDTEESMHHR
- a CDS encoding DUF5655 domain-containing protein, producing the protein MSESADDAIAAFFAGKPHSLEIFTVLRELIAANGPAELSVASQIGFGRARKFAWVSLYNISGRNPEGTVQIMLAIDREIAGPPVYRVNQVGRARWNHLVVVHSLAEAHDPELADLIAAAYRFGAK
- a CDS encoding NAD-dependent protein deacetylase; translation: MVDAAPDAVQRAADVLAGRRLVVITGAGLSTDSGIPDYRGPASPPRNPMTYQQFVGDAAFRQRYWARNHLGWRRMDAARPNPGHRAVAALERAGVVSGVITQNVDLLHTKAGARRVIDLHGTYARVRCLRCAATISRMTLADRLEAANPGFAEDVSATGIEVAPDADAVVADTARFRMLDCAACGGMLKPDIVYFGESVPADRVAAAFALVDDAQAVLVAGSTLTVMSGLRFVRRAAKNGVPVVIVNRGATRADELATVRVEAGCSETLCAFAERLPAPIPVAGP
- a CDS encoding acyl-CoA thioesterase domain-containing protein, with the protein product MSTSPAYFTRDDGVFQPTRYSMSLWAPNTLSGPPVCGLMAREVETRYCADGFAPARLTVDLHRAVPAVPLTVQSELVRDGKRVRAVSIVLRSGEAVVARGSALLLRRSAQPPGQVWRPERERPLPPPEARAAIDDAMHLFGSDGTGWSVTMSEHQNDTRKRKWVRNIPVVAGEESSPFCYAAMTGEQTSLVTNWGTEGIGFINTDVSITFSRMPIGPEMGIEAESHLSADGIAAGAAVLYDAEGAFGICTTTALANEHRQISGSVIDTMTEVMSMAEVTPDRAR
- a CDS encoding acyl-CoA thioesterase domain-containing protein — its product is MSAEQPAAYFRRDGAVYTPTSWGRSLWADGLLSGPPVCGLLAREIDDRFHDGDFAPARFTVDLHQPVPAVPLTVDSEPTRDGNRVRAATAVLRADGEVVARASAVLLKRSAQPPGEVWRADRRPPLPPPSVLAAVAPTVHLFDSDGSGAGWTVEISRHENDSRKRKWVRPIAVVAGEPLSPFCSAAMAGEQASLVTNWGTEGIGFINTDVSITFARLPRAVEMGIEADDHLSSDGIAAGAAMLYDADGVFALCTVSAVANERRQISGAAIDAYIPARGGAQRV